In Flavobacteriaceae bacterium, the following proteins share a genomic window:
- the purE gene encoding 5-(carboxyamino)imidazole ribonucleotide mutase, producing MNKVGIIMGSTSDLPVMQDAIDILKGFDIDIEVDIVSAHRTPEKLFDYGTNAHKRGLKVIIAGAGGAAHLPGMIASLSPLPVIGVPVKSSNSIDGWDSVLSILQMPGGVPVATVALNGSKNAGILAAQIIGASDKNILNEVIDYKESLKAKVIEGAKNIKL from the coding sequence ATGAATAAAGTAGGAATAATTATGGGAAGCACTAGTGATCTTCCTGTTATGCAAGATGCTATAGATATTTTAAAAGGTTTTGATATTGATATTGAAGTTGATATTGTATCTGCTCATCGAACTCCCGAAAAATTATTTGATTATGGAACTAACGCTCATAAAAGAGGCTTAAAAGTTATTATAGCAGGAGCTGGTGGTGCTGCACATCTCCCTGGGATGATTGCATCTTTATCACCTTTACCTGTTATTGGTGTACCTGTAAAATCTAGTAATTCTATTGATGGTTGGGATTCTGTATTATCCATATTACAAATGCCAGGAGGCGTACCTGTAGCTACTGTAGCTTTAAATGGTTCTAAAAATGCGGGAATATTAGCCGCACAAATTATAGGGGCTTCAGATAAAAATATTCTCAATGAGGTAATTGATTATAAAGAAAGTTTAAAAGCAAAAGTTATAGAAGGTGCTAAAAACATAAAGTTATAA
- a CDS encoding 5-(carboxyamino)imidazole ribonucleotide synthase, whose product MKYFSSNFKLGILGGGQLGKMLLNETRKLDIYTCVLDPSNEAPCKIASNEFTQGDLMDYDTVYNFGKKVNILTIEIENVNIEALEKLEQEGITVHPSSKTLRTIQNKAKQKLFYVDHKIPTAPFSRFAYTEEIMTSIQRGSLDFPFVWKAAQFGYDGMGVKIVRSDSDLKELPNVECIAEELIPFKNELAVIVSRNVNGEVKAYPVVEMEFHPEANQVEYVICPARIDEAIAKKARNTALQVSKSFDHVGLLAVEMFQTQNNDIIVNEVAPRPHNSGHHTIESSYTSQFEQHIRAILNLPLGKTENKIAGIMVNLVGAEGYTGDVNYKNIEQIMNMDGVTPHVYGKKQTRPFRKMGHVTIVNENINEARKIAENVKNTIKVISNT is encoded by the coding sequence ATGAAATATTTCTCTTCCAATTTTAAATTAGGAATTCTCGGTGGTGGACAACTCGGGAAAATGTTACTTAACGAAACTCGAAAACTTGATATTTATACTTGCGTTTTGGATCCTAGCAATGAAGCTCCTTGTAAAATTGCTTCAAATGAATTTACACAAGGTGATTTAATGGATTATGATACTGTTTACAATTTTGGAAAGAAAGTAAACATACTTACTATTGAAATTGAGAATGTTAATATAGAAGCTTTAGAAAAATTAGAACAAGAAGGTATTACTGTACATCCATCTTCAAAGACATTACGCACTATTCAAAATAAAGCTAAACAGAAATTATTTTATGTAGATCACAAAATACCAACAGCTCCTTTTTCTCGTTTTGCTTACACAGAAGAGATTATGACTTCCATACAAAGAGGAAGTTTAGATTTTCCTTTTGTTTGGAAAGCTGCACAATTTGGTTATGATGGTATGGGGGTAAAAATTGTAAGATCTGATTCGGATTTAAAAGAACTTCCAAATGTTGAATGTATTGCAGAAGAATTAATACCTTTTAAAAATGAACTCGCAGTAATAGTATCTCGTAATGTAAATGGAGAAGTTAAAGCATATCCTGTTGTAGAAATGGAGTTTCATCCGGAAGCTAATCAAGTAGAATATGTAATTTGTCCTGCAAGAATTGATGAGGCTATTGCAAAAAAAGCTAGAAATACAGCTTTACAAGTATCTAAATCATTTGATCATGTTGGCCTTTTAGCTGTTGAAATGTTTCAAACTCAAAATAACGACATTATTGTAAACGAAGTTGCTCCAAGACCTCATAATTCTGGTCATCACACAATTGAAAGTAGTTATACATCTCAGTTTGAGCAACACATTCGTGCAATTTTAAACTTACCTTTAGGTAAAACCGAGAATAAAATTGCTGGGATTATGGTTAATCTAGTTGGTGCAGAAGGATATACTGGTGACGTTAATTATAAAAACATTGAACAAATTATGAATATGGATGGTGTAACACCTCATGTTTATGGAAAAAAGCAAACTCGTCCATTCCGAAAAATGGGACATGTAACTATAGTAAACGAAAATATAAATGAGGCACGCAAAATTGCTGAAAATGTAAAAAATACGATTAAAGTTATTAGCAATACGTAA